The stretch of DNA ctgaaaaattgCTCGCTGCTggaaatgatatgaaagaaaaGTGGAAACTGTTGAACACAGTTTTAGGTAGAAACATTTATTCTAAAATGCCTAATTCTTTTACTTCCGATCAACGTGTTATTTCTGGTAATATAAACATCGCCAACGagtttaacaatttttttgcaaatattgGTGAAAGGCTTGCTACTCAAATCCCTGATACAGAGCAATCCTTTcatcaatatatgaataaacgtGTCAATGAAAGTCTATTTCTCTTTCCGACTTCACCTCATGAAATAAGTGATGTGGTCTCGGGTTTCCCCTTAAAGAAGAGTGCTGGTGTCGATGGTTTGagtatttttgttataaaacaGGTGATTGACATCATTAAGTTCCCTTtatcccatatctttaaccGCAGTCTTCAGACTGGAATAGTTCCCAATGAACTCAAAATTGCGGAAGTTTGTCCTTTGTTTAAATCCGGAGCCCCTAATTCTTTAAATAATTATCGACCCATATCTTTGCTTCCTAGCTTCTCAAAAATTCTGGAAAAACTAGTTTACAACAGATTGGTTTCCTTTTGTAACAAACAGGATATTGTAATCCCCGACCAGTTTGGCTTTCGTTCAAAACATTCAACAGATTTGGCATTAACCaaggttgttgataatctttcTGAAGCCTTGGAAAATAAGAATATTACTATTGGATTATTCTTGGACCTGTCTAAGGCATTCGACACCGTTAACCATGACATTTTGCTAATGAAGCTTGATTATTACGGAATCCGAGGTGTTCCTCATGATTGGTTTAAAAGCTACCTGACTGACAGGAGTCAAGTTTTAAGTTTCAACAATACCTTATCGTCTCCATTAAATGTGTCAATTGGTGTACCCCAGGGTTCTATTCTAGGCCCTTTGCTCTTTTTATTATACGTTAACGATTGCGTTAATGCGTCCAAATTACTCCATTTCATCCTCTTTGCCGATGACACGAATTGTTTTTATAGTAACTCTTATATCAAAGAATTGGTTTCCATAGTTAATTCTGAACTGGCGAAACTTGGCATCTGGTATCAAGTAAACAAACtttcaataaatattgcgaAATGCCACTTTATGATTTCTGGTCGTGTAGATCACTTTAATTCTTCCATTTGGTTAAATGGAGAATAAATCAAACGTGTACATAGTACGAATTTTCTTGGTCTTTTTATAGATGACAAATTAAATTGGGATGTCCATATCAAATATGTCTGCAGTAAAGTGTCACGCTCCATTGGAATTTTAACCAGATTAAAAAAGCATTTCCCATCAAATATCCTTATTACCCTTTATTATAGTTTTGTTTATCCTcatttacaatattgtaatttaatctGGGGAAGTAATTATGCAAACAAGCTTAATCCACTAATTTTACTACAAAAAAGCAGTAAGAATAGTTAATAAGTCTCATTTCCTAGAACACACTGACCCTATCTTCAAGAaattgaatatcctaaaatttagacatattacaaaatttcaattatgtctatttatgttcaaattcaataattcaaaattgccAAATTCCTTTAATCggtatttcaaaaagaatgttGATATACACTCGTATTCAaccagaaatatgaattcttTTCGTGTTGCCAGATTTCGGACTAACAAAACACAATTCACAGTAAAAATTTCTGGTCCTGTTGTCTGGAATTATTTGCGTGTAATTGACCGCCTGAGTGACTACGTGTGTGGGTGCATGTTGGGTGAAGGTGTATGACTGCATGTGTGTATGAGTTGAGTGAATCGGTGTATGCTAGGGGATTAGAGATGTTATAAGCCTTCATTGGCTTCATCTAATCTCctccacattatattaaaacatttcatatttgtatatctctttatgacatgttgtaattttattgtggaaataaatttattattattaaatttacGTGCGCATGCTATAATTCTCATTTAAGTTTCACATAATGCAGGATTTTGATACCACCAAACCTCCTTGTTGAAATATCGAGATTAAAAGTCGAGTTTAAAAGTGATTTCGTTCACGGAAGAAATGTTCAAAgacaatgaaatataaaaaatccatAAGAACAAacagtttcatatttcatctatatcaatcatgttgaataagtCGAACGTCTTCGGGTTAACATATATATGCCCCTTCTCAAGACAAGTTACAAATAATGCAAAACTACAGTACGTTGTGATATAAGTTTATAGAAAGTGGTGCTTAAAATAGCAGAAGATTACATAATAACATTTTGAATCAACAACCAGAACAGGCCGGATTAACGGAATACATTTAAAGTGAATGAGGATCCATTTCGAAACAATTGTAAGTTTAAGGACGGCTTTTCTAATTGGAAATATGTTTAGTCATACGAGAGAATGCGCAGAGATGAAAATACGTGATCAGGTGCATTACTCGTTTAACTCCGAGCGTCAGGGCATAATCCACCGAACTCGCCCACGACGCCTAGaacattttcatgatttttcgGAATTTTTCCAACggcaatttgaaaatgtatttagtCAATTTATTTCGCAAATGATATCTATTCCATTCCATGATTTTGAATCTCGGAAATCACGGAGAGTTGATCATAGTTAGATAATGCTAATACAATTACTTTTATTTGGGAAAACTATTGAATATTCTATTGTATATGTTGTAGGACTGGCAATAAGCAAAGTAAAGAAAACTAATAATTCTAATTATGAATCTATTGCTGATTACCTCAGGttaaaattaactaatttcttCTAGTCGATTTTCATCGACAATTGTGTAAATCAAGTTGTGTTTAGGTCGGTCGATGTCACTGATGGTTTGAGGCATCGGTACACCTCTAGTTTCCGGTAAGGGTAACATCAGTAAAGCGGTAACCAGTCCAATACACCCGAGAATCACGCCTGGCAACCAAGATATAGATAGAGCCTGAAACAATTCGATCGTAATGTCAAAATCTTAGACAAGTTACAGGATTGAGAATGTACGAGATAGAAACCTACCAAGTAAGCGGCGAATGGTGCTGTCATCGACCCTACTCGGGCAAACGCTGAAGCAATACCTACAGCACggtttctgtaaaatagatagTACAGTGATTAGGCCCTTTTTAATAACTTAGAGTACGGATCCGCCTCCCCGAATTCTGcagagaaaataaaatatcatcaaataaaaaaattgaaaaatcaaattgttttcatcacaatttttcaatagaaaatgattttaaatcttGTATCTTGTAAAAGTTATGTTCATCTTAATTTTCGATATCATTTGCAAAAAAATCACccataatttgaataatattcatcaccattttcactccgtttttatttttctctgcAGTCCTTCCGAGGTTttatgtgaaaaaaaaaacattcgaataataaaatattttctattttcatttttcctgtTCCCTTCCATCTTAAAACGCCTATtatcaaaaatctttttttcaataattattttttcccATCACCCTCCCActgttttcttgaaaaatccgTACTCCACGTTATAAAAAATAGGCCAAGGGAATGATTTTCTTGTTTAGCGGAAGAATCTCACCTGAAGTTAGTCGGGTAAAGTTCACTGGTATGGATGTAAATGATACTAAATGCTGCAGTGCAGCAGAATTTTCCTGCAGTATTAAACGTCATAATTAACGGTACCAAATTCGTCTTTCCTAGAAATACAAGTTGGTCCCTACATTACACAAGATTTAAAGACATTTTGTGTCTGTAGAAACTTCCCAGTATGTGATAAACATACCGACGTTTTTTGGACAGAACGTCACAGCTATTAGAACTAGACCGGTTATAACATAAAGTAACATCAACGATACTCGTCTTCCAATACTGAAAAATGCAAATGCATGTACACTTAAATCCAATTTTCGATTCGCAACTTTTTAAAGATTTCAACTTACTACAGAAGTACGAAATGCACCGCTATGTAACTTGGTATTTCAATAGCAGCGCTCAGAAAATAATTAGCAAATCGACCTCCAGCCATTACTGACGTACTTAATGTCAAACCGTAGTAAGTTAGACTTGTAAAACACCTAGAAGAAAGggaaattcatgaaaatatgaaaagtggAAGTTCCATccacattattcattgtatgAATGTATTAGTGTGTACCAGATAATAGCTTCTAGCATCGTGTATAGACGCAGTTTTGGATGTTTGAGTATCTGTAAAATTCCAATCGTCTCGTTATCCGAGTCTTCACTTCCCTTAGAACAGCCGACCATATTTCTAAACACTAATTTAACCCTGTCCGAATTCTTATCTGAATAAAACATACTTTGGTAactttaaaattcattttcatgactGTCGGGTATTTTTAACAATTCACCTTGTTTTTCTGTGGTTTTTCTAATGGCAGAAATGGTGGCTGGTGAAAGCGAGCGTTTGTTAAATTTTGCTGCTTTTCTTAAAATTCTGATCGCTTCTTCGGGTCTGGAATTAGCGACGAGCCACGCTACAGATTCATCGTAAAACctaattacaaaatatgtGTAATATGATGAAGTTTTGAATGTACATGTTGTCATTTAGAAAAATCTATTTACTTTATTCCTAAAATTGCGATACAAGGAATGATACCCCCAATGAGTTGCATATATTTCCAGTGAGTGAACAAATAGCCGCAAATTCCAATAACAATCATTCCTGTTGACCATGTGAGCATGTGAAATGTGTTAGCGAATGAACGCTGATCGGTGGGGAACCATTCACAAACCAAAACATAGGAGACTATGGAGGCACCCTAAAAGAAACAACCAAAGCAAGTAAGCAGAACATCTTCCTCGCAAATGatcaccgatttttatatctattCTTTGGACTTTTCTGTAATTTCTTCCTTGTCCATATTgtataaattttgttttgggCATAAATTCATCGTCGATCACAGAAATCATTCACCATATTGAAAACTCCGCTAAAGAATTTCATTGTGAAGAAAAATGTTTGGTTGACAAAAATGACTGGAAGAAACATCGAAACGGCGAACAATACAGAACAGGCTATAAACGGGATCTTCCTTCCAAAATAATCAGACCAAGGTGGCACCACTATGCTTCCGGCAACTACACCTCCGAAATATATCGACATCGCTAGAGCATTCATGTGACTGGATTCACAAACCCacgaaaactgaaaatagttaaaaatcattttatcatttttcttttgattGGATCATTAAGATTTCTGCTGAGTGACCTGACTGACCTGTTCGGTAAGAGTATAGTAACCCTGTGACTGGTAATAGTAACCGTTTTGACAGACGACTGTGGTATTAtctgtaattgacttgaattgtCGACACTGATCGAGTTTAATTTCTCCATCCTCACTAGTTGTATATGGTATCGACTGGTTCACTGTTTGGTTTACAGTAGCAAGTTTACAATGATGTTCCGGAATCCATGCTGAATTTTTACAATATAACATTATCGTTATTAACCGCCTACGAACCAGATGATTCCTGACTTTTAGGGCTT from Tubulanus polymorphus chromosome 11, tnTubPoly1.2, whole genome shotgun sequence encodes:
- the LOC141912960 gene encoding solute carrier family 22 member 21-like, whose translation is MSYVAYRPKTWIPEHHCKLATVNQTVNQSIPYTTSEDGEIKLDQCRQFKSITDNTTVVCQNGYYYQSQGYYTLTEQFSWVCESSHMNALAMSIYFGGVVAGSIVVPPWSDYFGRKIPFIACSVLFAVSMFLPVIFVNQTFFFTMKFFSGVFNMGASIVSYVLVCEWFPTDQRSFANTFHMLTWSTGMIVIGICGYLFTHWKYMQLIGGIIPCIAILGIKFYDESVAWLVANSRPEEAIRILRKAAKFNKRSLSPATISAIRKTTEKQDKNSDRVKLVFRNMVGCSKGSEDSDNETIGILQILKHPKLRLYTMLEAIIWCFTSLTYYGLTLSTSVMAGGRFANYFLSAAIEIPSYIAVHFVLLYIGRRVSLMLLYVITGLVLIAVTFCPKNVGKTNLVPLIMTFNTAGKFCCTAAFSIIYIHTSELYPTNFRNRAVGIASAFARVGSMTAPFAAYLALSISWLPGVILGCIGLVTALLMLPLPETRGVPMPQTISDIDRPKHNLIYTIVDENRLEEIS